The following proteins are encoded in a genomic region of Phragmites australis chromosome 9, lpPhrAust1.1, whole genome shotgun sequence:
- the LOC133929597 gene encoding uncharacterized protein LOC133929597, producing MPELRGMLRVVTGMDDLSQAELPWKEMVLCANPDQVAIQAKLPEFDAQGLVDLPRRWSPETIETPGVDEAAGEEAASGPAQTGGPGATRGEPQASSRAAVGSSRRTGGGGTVGSEAATAPEDRGKCPRLFIPVPESPPSPLPSEGGSRDGQSSSVGPSAVAASAVLEPHFGLLGPDSAPGDHTVAPPPTGATESQGRPEAPRLAPALEPSAPKPSAPAEPGMVSAAAEPGPTDAAAETKTQPPPERSAPSDPAPSAPSLGRVTAW from the exons ATGccggagttgaggggcatgctccgggtggtgaccgggaTGGATGACCTGAGCcaggcggagctcccgtggaaagagatggtgctctgcgccaatcctgacCAGGTGGCAAttcaggcgaagctgccggagttcgacgcccaggggttggtcgacctGCCGAGGCGTTGGAGTCCCGAGACCATCGAGAcccccggggtggacgaggcggccggcgaggaggccgcaagcggTCCGGCGCAGACGGGTGGCCCAGGTGCTACAAGAGGCGAGCCGCAGGCTAGCAGTAGGGCTGCTgtgggcagcagccgccgcaccggaggaggaggcactgTCGGCAGcgaggcggcgacggcgccggaggaccgggggaagtgCCCCCGCCTCTTTATtcctgtgccggagtccccACCGTCGCCATTGCCAAGCGAGGGGGGAAGCCGCGACGGCCAGTCGTCCAGCGTGGGGccatcggcggtggcggcatctgcggttctggaaccgcacTTTGGTTTGCTTGGGCCCGATTCGGCGCCCGGAGACCACACGGTGGCCCC gccgcctacgggcgccaCCGAGAgccaggggcggccggaggcgccgaggctggCGCCAGCCctcgagccgagcgcgcctaaGCCGAGTGCACCTGCGGAGCCAGGGATGGTaagcgcggcggcggagccagggccgacggacgcggcggccgagacaAAGACGCAGCCGCCGCCCGAGCGTTCAGCGCCGTCCGACCCCGCCCCGAGCGCACCGAGCTTGGGGCGGGTGACCGCGTGGtag